In Streptomyces sp. SID8374, one genomic interval encodes:
- a CDS encoding sugar phosphate isomerase/epimerase family protein, producing MKLAFSTLGVPGMPVAEVVRLAAEHGYRGVELRAHPEEPVHPGLSSLERADVVEAFKAAGVEILTVAGYVQVASEGDDEAVSAELAELVKLARDLGARYVRVFPGGGDQDPADADATAARRLGSAAPAAADMGVSILLETHDTHRAGADVARIVGTVGHPRIGAIWDVLHTWLSGEEPSASHAVLAPHLGYVQVKDVASADDLTPLPLGAGVLPLADCLEPLAPETWVCWEYEKRWHPGAAELPGLLSAGREHLLRLGAPKG from the coding sequence GTGAAGCTCGCTTTCTCCACTCTCGGGGTGCCGGGGATGCCGGTGGCCGAGGTCGTACGGCTCGCCGCCGAGCACGGTTACCGGGGCGTGGAGCTGCGCGCCCACCCCGAGGAGCCCGTGCACCCGGGGCTCTCGTCGCTGGAGCGGGCCGATGTGGTCGAGGCGTTCAAGGCGGCCGGGGTGGAGATCCTGACCGTGGCCGGGTACGTCCAGGTGGCGTCCGAGGGCGACGACGAGGCGGTCTCCGCCGAGCTGGCCGAGCTGGTGAAGCTGGCCCGGGACCTGGGCGCGCGGTACGTCCGGGTCTTCCCCGGCGGCGGCGACCAGGACCCGGCGGACGCCGACGCGACGGCCGCCCGCCGCCTGGGTTCGGCCGCCCCGGCCGCCGCCGACATGGGCGTGAGCATCCTCCTGGAGACCCACGACACGCACCGCGCGGGCGCCGACGTGGCCCGGATCGTGGGCACGGTCGGCCACCCCAGGATCGGCGCCATCTGGGACGTCCTGCACACCTGGCTGTCCGGCGAGGAGCCCTCCGCGAGCCACGCGGTGCTGGCCCCGCACCTCGGCTACGTACAGGTGAAGGACGTCGCGTCGGCGGACGACCTCACCCCGCTGCCCCTGGGCGCGGGGGTGCTGCCGCTGGCCGACTGCCTGGAGCCGCTGGCCCCGGAGACGTGGGTGTGCTGGGAGTACGAGAAGCGCTGGCACCCGGGTGCGGCGGAGCTGCCGGGGCTGCTGAGCGCGGGGCGGGAGCACTTGCTGCGGCTGGGGGCGCCGAAGGGGTAG